The proteins below come from a single Dehalococcoidia bacterium genomic window:
- a CDS encoding PilZ domain-containing protein → MVVEQRSASVTSLASSDQRAALVRARWQDPASGRELSAETALQDIVHEGLILVRQWGAHLPDPCHVVRLIFPTDQGPFVVHAKVVRLIGPHAALVRPMTDARLHERRRWPRVTLPPVQLRIYRQDGAAGAGRVLDLSVRGIRFETELALVSGDRCRLELTWEDRRIPVAAVVIAAVDAGTAAAIYRCRFEEISPEAEDELALLVNELLPSRPQRVARLHLNQIPATASILLLGEWVEGEPFEIRLLELGVSMVRFTSGRRLPPGTLLRIDLVVDGAPPFVVDAEVNAAEEASPEWHYEAKLRTLSDVARRAILANVVRSLLTKRSRELCADAALRSADGSLAAG, encoded by the coding sequence GTGGTGGTCGAGCAGCGAAGCGCTTCCGTCACGTCTCTTGCATCATCCGACCAACGCGCTGCTCTTGTGCGCGCCCGCTGGCAAGACCCAGCGAGCGGTCGCGAGCTGAGCGCCGAGACGGCGCTTCAAGACATCGTCCACGAAGGGCTGATCCTTGTCCGGCAGTGGGGGGCGCACCTCCCCGACCCCTGCCACGTTGTTCGGCTGATCTTTCCCACCGACCAGGGGCCGTTTGTCGTCCACGCGAAGGTGGTTCGCCTGATCGGTCCTCATGCAGCGCTCGTCCGGCCGATGACCGACGCGCGCCTGCATGAGCGGCGCCGCTGGCCGCGGGTGACTCTCCCCCCTGTTCAGCTGCGGATTTATCGTCAAGATGGGGCGGCGGGCGCCGGGCGGGTGCTCGATCTCAGTGTCCGGGGGATCCGGTTTGAAACCGAGCTAGCGCTGGTCTCCGGCGATCGCTGCCGCCTCGAACTGACCTGGGAGGACCGCCGCATCCCGGTGGCGGCGGTCGTGATTGCGGCCGTCGATGCGGGTACCGCCGCCGCGATCTACCGCTGTCGGTTTGAGGAGATCTCCCCCGAAGCGGAGGATGAACTGGCGTTGCTGGTGAACGAATTGCTCCCCAGCCGGCCGCAGCGGGTGGCCCGCCTCCACCTGAACCAGATCCCCGCAACCGCTTCGATCCTGCTGCTTGGCGAATGGGTGGAAGGGGAGCCGTTTGAGATCCGGCTGCTTGAGCTCGGGGTCTCGATGGTTCGCTTCACCAGCGGACGCCGGCTGCCGCCCGGCACTCTCCTCCGGATTGACTTGGTTGTCGATGGGGCGCCGCCGTTTGTTGTCGATGCTGAAGTGAACGCTGCGGAAGAGGCGTCGCCGGAGTGGCACTACGAGGCGAAGTTGCGCACCCTCTCTGATGTCGCGCGCCGCGCGATCCTCGCGAATGTTGTGCGCTCTCTCCTCACCAAGCGCTCGCGCGAACTGTGCGCCGACGCCGCTTTGCGCTCGGCGGACGGTTCGCTCGCTGCAGGATAG
- a CDS encoding glycosyltransferase family 4 protein: protein MARILIDALGIDQPGGARTAVLEPLTRLVAQRPEWQFIVALSAREPRLEGCPNVRQLVLPARKGVRARLLAQTVLPIVVRRFQIDLAHFAKSQAAVVPSATVMTIFDTTTLSRPELHSKLAVWYWRTVQPRMARRARAVTTLSHHAAAEIERWLGVPAAQIEVIPCASRFTRPPDPLLLAQVRRRHDLPARYLLAVGILARWKNFETLIEALALLRAEGRPVPPLVLVGPRYPQSDGSALFSRIAGRGLADSVRYLGPVPDEELPALFAGCELYLAPSLNEGFGITCLEAMSCGAPVIAARVSATPEVVGEAGLLVDDPRSPRAWAAAIAQLLGDEGERGRLRAAGIARAASFRWEDAAARYLAIYERLLGAPALLKAQ, encoded by the coding sequence ATGGCCCGGATCTTGATCGACGCGCTCGGCATCGATCAGCCCGGCGGGGCGCGAACGGCTGTCCTCGAACCCCTAACGCGGCTTGTGGCGCAGCGGCCGGAGTGGCAGTTCATCGTCGCGCTCTCTGCCCGCGAGCCGCGGCTGGAGGGCTGCCCCAACGTGCGCCAGCTCGTCCTGCCAGCCCGGAAGGGAGTTCGGGCGCGGCTGCTCGCCCAGACCGTTTTGCCGATCGTGGTGAGGCGCTTTCAGATCGACCTCGCCCACTTCGCGAAGTCTCAGGCCGCCGTCGTTCCTTCGGCAACGGTGATGACGATCTTTGACACCACGACGCTCAGCCGCCCCGAGCTCCATAGCAAACTGGCGGTCTGGTATTGGCGAACGGTCCAGCCGCGGATGGCCCGCCGCGCGCGCGCAGTCACGACCCTCTCGCACCATGCGGCGGCGGAGATCGAGCGTTGGCTGGGCGTCCCCGCGGCGCAGATCGAGGTCATCCCCTGCGCCAGCCGATTCACGCGGCCGCCCGACCCGCTGCTCCTCGCTCAGGTCCGGCGGCGGCACGACTTGCCGGCACGCTATCTCCTCGCCGTCGGCATTCTCGCGCGCTGGAAAAACTTTGAGACGCTGATCGAAGCGCTGGCGCTGCTGCGCGCGGAAGGTCGGCCGGTTCCCCCGCTCGTCCTCGTGGGGCCGCGGTATCCGCAGAGCGACGGCAGCGCGCTCTTCAGCCGCATTGCCGGCCGGGGGCTGGCCGATTCGGTCCGCTACCTTGGCCCAGTGCCTGATGAGGAGCTTCCGGCGCTCTTCGCCGGCTGTGAACTGTATCTTGCGCCGTCGCTCAATGAGGGGTTCGGGATCACGTGTCTCGAAGCGATGAGCTGCGGCGCGCCCGTGATTGCGGCGCGGGTTTCCGCAACGCCGGAGGTGGTCGGCGAAGCAGGGCTTCTTGTTGATGACCCGCGGTCCCCGCGCGCTTGGGCCGCCGCGATCGCGCAGCTGCTCGGGGATGAGGGCGAGCGCGGGCGTCTCCGCGCCGCCGGCATTGCGCGCGCCGCGAGCTTCCGCTGGGAGGATGCCGCTGCGCGCTACCTGGCCATTTACGAGCGCCTGCTGGGCGCCCCTGCTCTCCTGAAGGCGCAATGA
- a CDS encoding xanthine dehydrogenase family protein subunit M, giving the protein MIVGQAKRYLRPATIAEAVQALKEANGLGRPLAGGTDIIVDVREGRRVVDVLVDVKAIPELTMVDFDPARGLRIGAAVPCFRLSEDAMLRRAYPGLIDAASLIGGIQIQNRATLGGNLCTSSPAADSAPILLALGATCVIAGPDGERRVPLDRFFVGPRRNILGESDLLIALELPPPLPGAGSAYLRFIPRNEMDIAVVGAGVWLRVEGETIVDARVGIGAVAPTPLLVDAASRALIGRPATRETFEAAAAEARAAASPITDMRGSAHQRRHLIGVMTRRAIERAVERAREDQR; this is encoded by the coding sequence ATGATCGTGGGACAAGCGAAGAGGTATCTCCGACCGGCGACGATCGCCGAGGCGGTGCAGGCGCTGAAAGAGGCGAACGGCCTCGGGCGACCGTTGGCGGGGGGCACAGATATCATCGTCGATGTGCGCGAAGGACGCCGCGTCGTCGATGTCCTGGTCGACGTGAAGGCGATCCCCGAACTGACGATGGTCGACTTCGACCCGGCGCGGGGGCTGCGCATTGGGGCGGCGGTGCCATGCTTCCGCCTCTCCGAAGACGCGATGCTGCGGCGCGCCTATCCGGGGCTGATTGACGCCGCCTCCCTGATCGGCGGCATCCAGATCCAGAACCGCGCCACCTTGGGCGGAAACCTGTGCACCTCCTCGCCCGCGGCTGACTCGGCCCCCATCCTGCTCGCGCTCGGCGCGACGTGCGTCATTGCCGGGCCGGACGGCGAGCGCCGCGTGCCGCTCGACCGTTTCTTCGTCGGCCCACGGCGCAACATCCTCGGCGAGAGCGACCTTCTCATCGCTCTCGAACTGCCCCCGCCGCTGCCGGGCGCCGGCTCGGCCTACCTCCGCTTCATCCCGCGGAACGAGATGGATATCGCCGTGGTGGGTGCTGGCGTCTGGCTCCGCGTAGAAGGCGAGACAATCGTCGACGCACGCGTCGGGATCGGCGCCGTCGCCCCGACACCGCTGCTTGTCGACGCCGCAAGCCGAGCGCTGATCGGCCGCCCCGCAACCCGAGAGACCTTCGAAGCAGCCGCAGCCGAAGCGCGCGCAGCCGCCTCGCCGATTACCGATATGCGCGGGTCTGCGCACCAGCGCCGTCACCTCATCGGCGTCATGACCCGGCGAGCAATCGAGCGCGCGGTCGAGCGCGCGCGAGAGGATCAGCGATGA
- a CDS encoding glycosyltransferase, with product MRIAVLTSSYPRFPGDGAAPFVQSLARALARQGHAVAVVAPYDAAVRPLPPEPNLVVHRFRYVWPARLHIMGHARALENDERLRPLALLLLPQFLLMAALCLLRTVRRWRAEVIHAHWVLPNGAAAAAVSLLTGVPYVVSLHGSDIYLARRFRPFGAVAGWVLRRAQAVTACSDELREAALALGARTVRLLPWGADPELFAPRPRRDGPPVVAALGRLVSKKGFDILLEAWPSVAAEVPAARLRIGGDGPLRPLLARQAVAGVELLGPLRWDEVPRFLAEADIFVLPSRRNSKGNVDGLPTVLLEAMSCGAAVVASDIGGVGLVVRHEQTGLLTPPGDPAALAAALRALLADPERRAAFSAAARRAVEERLNWDAVAAEFARLFDAARRSDR from the coding sequence ATGCGTATCGCCGTTCTGACCAGTTCGTACCCGCGCTTCCCCGGGGATGGGGCGGCGCCGTTTGTCCAGTCGCTCGCGCGCGCGCTGGCCCGGCAAGGCCACGCTGTCGCGGTGGTCGCGCCGTATGACGCGGCGGTCCGTCCTCTTCCGCCGGAGCCGAACCTCGTGGTCCATCGGTTCCGCTATGTTTGGCCGGCGCGGCTCCATATCATGGGACACGCGCGCGCCCTCGAGAACGACGAGCGCCTCCGTCCGCTCGCGCTCCTCCTGCTTCCGCAGTTCCTGCTCATGGCCGCGCTCTGCCTGCTCCGGACGGTACGGCGATGGCGCGCTGAGGTGATCCATGCGCATTGGGTGCTGCCGAATGGCGCGGCCGCCGCAGCCGTTTCGCTGCTGACGGGGGTTCCCTACGTTGTCAGTCTCCACGGTTCCGATATCTATCTCGCCCGGCGGTTTCGTCCCTTCGGCGCGGTGGCAGGCTGGGTGCTGCGCCGCGCGCAAGCGGTGACGGCGTGCAGCGACGAACTGCGCGAGGCAGCGCTTGCGCTTGGCGCGCGAACGGTTCGGCTCTTGCCCTGGGGGGCGGACCCGGAGCTGTTTGCGCCGCGCCCTCGGCGCGATGGGCCGCCGGTGGTGGCCGCTCTCGGGCGGCTTGTTTCGAAGAAAGGGTTCGACATTCTGCTCGAAGCGTGGCCGTCGGTTGCGGCGGAAGTGCCGGCGGCGCGGCTGCGTATCGGCGGAGACGGCCCGCTCCGGCCGCTGCTCGCGCGGCAGGCCGTCGCCGGCGTTGAACTGCTCGGGCCGCTGCGCTGGGACGAAGTCCCCCGCTTTCTCGCCGAGGCAGATATTTTCGTTTTGCCGTCGCGGCGCAACTCGAAAGGAAATGTCGACGGGCTGCCGACGGTCTTGCTCGAAGCAATGAGCTGCGGAGCGGCGGTCGTCGCGAGCGATATCGGGGGGGTGGGGTTGGTGGTCCGCCATGAACAGACGGGACTGCTCACCCCGCCCGGCGACCCCGCCGCGCTCGCGGCGGCGCTCCGCGCCCTCTTGGCGGACCCTGAGCGGCGAGCCGCCTTCAGCGCGGCGGCGCGGCGCGCGGTAGAGGAGCGGCTCAATTGGGATGCGGTGGCAGCTGAATTCGCCCGTCTCTTTGACGCCGCGCGACGGAGTGACCGGTGA
- a CDS encoding (2Fe-2S)-binding protein, whose translation MTKRVHIQARINGQEVDFLCEPGQSLLEVLRDELRLTGAKEGCNNGNCGACTVILDGRIVDACLVLAPEIDGHDVVTIEGIAEGERLHPLQQQFLEQAALQCGICTPGLIVAAKALLDRTPDPSEEEIRFWLAGNLCRCTGYDKIIRAVQAAARQMEARI comes from the coding sequence ATGACCAAACGCGTTCATATCCAAGCGCGCATTAACGGCCAGGAGGTTGATTTTCTCTGCGAGCCTGGCCAGAGCCTCCTCGAGGTGCTGCGCGATGAGCTCCGCCTCACAGGCGCCAAGGAGGGGTGCAATAACGGCAACTGCGGCGCATGCACAGTGATACTTGATGGACGGATCGTCGACGCGTGCCTTGTCCTCGCGCCGGAGATCGACGGCCACGACGTCGTCACGATCGAGGGGATCGCTGAAGGGGAGCGGCTGCACCCGCTCCAGCAGCAGTTCCTCGAACAGGCTGCTCTCCAGTGCGGGATCTGCACGCCGGGACTGATCGTTGCAGCGAAAGCCCTGCTCGACCGCACTCCCGACCCGAGTGAGGAGGAGATCCGGTTCTGGCTGGCAGGCAACCTCTGCCGCTGTACCGGCTACGACAAAATCATCCGCGCCGTTCAGGCTGCGGCGCGGCAGATGGAGGCGCGTATCTAA
- a CDS encoding glycosyltransferase family 2 protein has translation METAAVAPPAPQETTEPLVSVVLPAYNEEESIGLEIERIQRGLVEAGIPFELIVVDDGSSDRTAEIAAHYPGVRLLRHRTNRGAGAARKTGTLAARGEIVVWTDSDLTYPNDRIADFVRKLGDADQIVGARTSEQGSHKFLRAPAKWFIRKLASYLAETDIPDLNSGFRAFRRAVGLRYVDLLPRGFSCVSTLTLAFLCDGYEVRYEPIEYRPRVGRSKFHPVRDAYLYLIQVLRMITYFNPLRVFLPIALVLGAIGLAKLGLDLYRYNWRVTPGTLMIVLTALQIFALGLVADLVVRRVR, from the coding sequence GTGGAAACCGCGGCGGTTGCTCCTCCTGCGCCTCAGGAAACCACCGAGCCCCTCGTCAGCGTCGTCTTGCCGGCGTACAACGAGGAAGAGTCGATCGGGCTCGAGATCGAGCGTATCCAGCGCGGGCTCGTCGAGGCCGGGATTCCCTTTGAACTGATTGTCGTCGACGACGGCTCCTCAGACCGCACTGCCGAGATCGCGGCGCACTATCCCGGGGTTCGGCTGCTTCGGCATCGTACGAACCGCGGCGCAGGAGCAGCGCGGAAGACCGGAACCCTCGCCGCGCGCGGGGAGATCGTAGTCTGGACCGATTCTGATCTCACCTATCCGAACGACCGGATCGCCGACTTCGTGAGGAAGCTCGGCGACGCGGACCAGATCGTTGGCGCGCGCACCAGCGAGCAGGGGTCGCACAAATTCCTCCGCGCGCCGGCAAAGTGGTTCATCCGTAAGCTCGCCAGCTACCTCGCCGAGACCGATATCCCCGACCTGAATTCTGGGTTCCGCGCATTTCGACGTGCGGTTGGGCTGCGGTATGTCGACCTGCTCCCTCGCGGCTTCTCCTGTGTCAGCACGCTTACCCTCGCCTTTCTTTGCGATGGCTACGAGGTGCGCTACGAACCGATCGAATACCGGCCGCGGGTCGGGCGCTCGAAGTTCCATCCGGTCCGAGACGCCTATCTCTACCTGATCCAAGTGCTTCGGATGATCACCTACTTCAATCCGTTGCGCGTCTTTCTTCCGATCGCCTTGGTTCTAGGGGCAATAGGATTGGCGAAACTCGGACTAGATCTCTACCGATACAATTGGCGGGTGACCCCAGGGACGCTGATGATTGTGTTGACGGCGCTCCAGATTTTCGCGCTTGGCCTCGTTGCCGATCTCGTCGTTCGTCGGGTGCGCTAG
- a CDS encoding aldehyde dehydrogenase family protein — translation MVSTARVRRLAEIPDKPAFDSRLFIDGQYVESVAGKTFPTVYPPTNEVLAEVFEAAPEDVERAIKAARREFDEGVWPRLSTADRAKVLLRLADLIEQHKDELVRLNTLDNGKTLRESEIDIAMGANLFRTMAYAAEQELRGETAPYDPNLVRFSLREPVGVVAGVIAFNAPMVFAAGKAAPALAAGNTIVLKPSPYSSLISLRLAELGIEAGLPPGVLSTVTGGTATAVALAGHRDVDMITLVGSVAAGENMMRLAANGIKKTLFELGGKSANIIFDDADLDLAIDGALTGIFRNCGQRCFSGSRLLVQKTIYDYVVAEVAARAKRLRIGDPFDERTQLGSLISRDQLRRVQSYVESALADGAEIVTGGRQPEGLEEGNFYEPTVLANVRNDMKVAREEIFGPVLCTIPFEDEEEAIRIANDSDYGLAGGLWTRDLNRAHRVIRALRTGLIWVNTYAAGGGIPTGAYKRSGVGEEGILAYTEVKGVIMDITGATAAFYRER, via the coding sequence ATGGTTTCGACTGCGCGTGTCCGCCGCCTCGCCGAGATCCCCGACAAGCCCGCCTTCGACTCGCGCTTGTTCATCGACGGGCAGTACGTCGAGTCGGTGGCCGGAAAGACGTTTCCGACAGTCTATCCCCCCACAAACGAGGTCCTTGCTGAGGTGTTCGAAGCGGCACCCGAGGATGTCGAGCGTGCGATCAAGGCTGCCCGCCGCGAGTTTGACGAAGGGGTTTGGCCCCGGCTCTCGACCGCCGACCGGGCAAAGGTGCTCCTTCGGCTCGCAGACTTGATCGAGCAGCACAAAGACGAACTAGTGCGCCTGAACACCCTGGACAACGGCAAGACGCTCCGCGAGAGCGAGATCGACATCGCGATGGGAGCGAACCTCTTCCGAACGATGGCCTACGCTGCGGAGCAGGAGCTTCGCGGCGAGACTGCCCCGTACGATCCGAACCTCGTCCGCTTCTCCCTCCGGGAGCCGGTCGGGGTCGTCGCGGGGGTGATCGCCTTCAACGCGCCGATGGTGTTCGCCGCGGGGAAAGCGGCCCCAGCGTTGGCAGCGGGAAATACGATTGTCCTCAAGCCGTCGCCCTATTCGTCGCTGATCTCGCTCCGGCTCGCCGAGCTTGGGATCGAGGCGGGGTTGCCCCCCGGCGTGCTGTCGACGGTCACCGGTGGCACCGCCACCGCTGTCGCCCTTGCCGGGCATCGCGATGTCGACATGATCACCCTGGTCGGCTCTGTCGCCGCGGGCGAAAACATGATGCGCCTTGCCGCGAACGGCATCAAGAAGACGCTGTTCGAGCTCGGCGGGAAATCGGCCAACATCATCTTCGACGATGCCGACCTTGATCTGGCGATCGACGGCGCCCTGACCGGCATCTTCCGCAACTGCGGCCAGCGGTGCTTCTCGGGCTCGCGCTTGCTGGTGCAGAAGACGATCTACGACTATGTCGTCGCGGAAGTGGCAGCGCGCGCGAAGCGGCTGCGCATCGGCGACCCCTTCGACGAGCGCACCCAGCTCGGATCGCTTATCTCGCGCGACCAGCTTCGGCGCGTCCAGAGCTATGTCGAGAGTGCTCTTGCAGACGGCGCGGAGATTGTCACCGGGGGACGCCAGCCAGAAGGGCTCGAAGAAGGGAACTTTTACGAGCCGACCGTTCTCGCAAACGTCCGCAATGACATGAAGGTGGCGCGCGAGGAGATCTTCGGCCCCGTGCTCTGCACAATCCCGTTCGAGGATGAAGAGGAGGCCATCCGTATCGCCAACGATAGCGACTACGGCCTCGCCGGCGGGCTCTGGACCCGCGACCTGAACCGCGCCCACCGGGTCATCCGCGCGCTCCGAACCGGGCTGATCTGGGTGAACACCTATGCGGCCGGCGGCGGTATCCCGACAGGAGCGTACAAGCGGAGCGGCGTCGGCGAAGAAGGCATTCTCGCCTACACCGAAGTCAAGGGCGTCATCATGGATATCACGGGGGCGACCGCTGCCTTCTATCGCGAGCGCTGA
- a CDS encoding class I SAM-dependent methyltransferase gives MKKRAAIPPRAYDRAYYLVHMEGAADFVRSGGAVLSPRLVYALELVEHGPGQRILDLGCGRGEVAWHLARSGADVHAVDFSLDALAIVRQLDRNGDVRLEAASATALPFRDETIDSVLMLDLVEHLYPDQLRASFREVLRVLRPGGRLVIHTMPNADYYRFGYPLYRALARLAGRTLPRDPRRRWYRGETHVNIQTPRRLRRALAEAGFPVVDVWLHPLTGGRLAKALGTLPGLKAVLCNDILAIAEKR, from the coding sequence GTGAAGAAGCGCGCCGCAATTCCCCCGCGCGCCTACGACCGCGCCTACTATCTCGTCCACATGGAGGGTGCGGCCGATTTCGTGCGCAGCGGCGGCGCGGTGCTCTCTCCCCGCCTCGTCTATGCGCTTGAGCTTGTCGAACATGGGCCGGGCCAACGGATCCTCGACCTCGGCTGCGGTCGCGGCGAGGTCGCTTGGCATCTTGCCCGCAGCGGAGCCGACGTGCACGCCGTCGACTTCTCCCTTGACGCGCTCGCGATCGTTCGCCAGCTCGACCGGAACGGCGACGTTCGCCTCGAGGCGGCAAGCGCAACCGCCCTGCCGTTCCGCGACGAGACCATCGACAGCGTGCTCATGCTCGACCTGGTCGAGCATCTCTATCCCGACCAATTGCGCGCGTCGTTCCGCGAGGTCCTGCGAGTGCTTCGGCCGGGCGGGCGGCTGGTCATTCACACCATGCCGAACGCAGACTATTACCGCTTCGGCTATCCGCTCTATCGCGCCCTCGCGCGGCTTGCCGGCCGCACGCTGCCGCGCGACCCGCGGCGCCGCTGGTACCGCGGCGAAACGCACGTCAACATTCAGACGCCGCGTCGTCTGCGCCGCGCCTTAGCGGAGGCAGGTTTTCCCGTGGTCGATGTCTGGCTCCACCCGTTGACCGGCGGCCGCCTCGCAAAAGCGCTGGGCACCCTGCCGGGGCTGAAAGCCGTGCTCTGTAATGACATCTTGGCGATCGCGGAGAAGCGCTGA
- a CDS encoding methyltransferase domain-containing protein, whose protein sequence is MSERFTGARLVPTDPILRPMRVEALARYRFFADRVQSGTVLDLGCGAGEGAQSLAEGRRVIAVDEDGATLRAARRRYPGPDFIRMDAEQLAFADGSFDGVISVEVIEHVAHPERYLAEIRRVLKPGGVVVLTTPNRLRSSPTPGSRWPEHRREYRPEELRSLLRAQFREVELWGQSVPLYERHPARRLVRLLAPFVKPVLPRALRVRALPTLQYAIRADLTLEEIEISRDQIDDRPTLVAVCQG, encoded by the coding sequence ATGAGCGAGCGGTTCACCGGCGCTCGACTTGTGCCGACCGACCCGATCCTGCGCCCAATGCGCGTTGAGGCTCTGGCGCGCTACCGCTTCTTTGCTGACCGCGTTCAGAGCGGCACCGTGCTCGATCTCGGCTGCGGGGCGGGCGAGGGCGCGCAGTCGCTCGCCGAGGGACGCCGGGTCATCGCGGTAGATGAAGACGGCGCGACGTTGCGCGCGGCGCGGCGCCGCTACCCGGGGCCGGACTTCATCCGGATGGATGCCGAGCAGCTTGCGTTTGCGGACGGGAGCTTTGACGGCGTCATTTCCGTCGAGGTGATTGAGCACGTAGCGCATCCGGAGCGCTATCTCGCGGAAATTCGCCGCGTCCTCAAGCCGGGCGGCGTTGTGGTGCTGACGACGCCGAACCGGCTGCGCAGTTCGCCGACCCCCGGGTCGCGCTGGCCGGAGCATCGCCGTGAGTATCGGCCGGAGGAGCTGCGCTCTCTGCTGCGGGCGCAGTTTCGGGAGGTCGAGTTGTGGGGCCAGTCGGTCCCGCTCTACGAGCGTCATCCCGCCCGCCGGCTGGTCCGGCTTCTGGCTCCCTTCGTCAAGCCGGTGCTGCCGCGGGCGCTGCGAGTGCGCGCTCTGCCTACCCTGCAGTACGCGATCCGCGCCGACCTCACCCTCGAAGAGATCGAGATCAGCCGCGATCAGATCGACGATCGCCCGACGCTGGTCGCCGTTTGCCAGGGGTAG